In Hyalangium ruber, the genomic window CGGAGGCCACGCTCCCCGTGGTGGAAGAGGCGCTCGAGAGCGCCCAGGCGGGAATGCGCGCGCGCCCCGAGGATGTCATGGCCCACTACGCGGTGGCCCAGGCCCTCTACCGTCGAGCCTATCTCCTGGAGGTGCTGGGCCACGAGGCATCCATGGAGCCGGCCATCACCGCGTACCAGCGGGTCCTCTCGCTGGAGCCCGGTTTCACCTGGGCTCACAACGAGCTGGGAGAGGCGTATCTCGATGAGGCGGGAACGGCCCTCAATCAGGGCCGAGCGGCCACGCCCCTGCTGGAGCTGGCGATCGCCCAGTACGAGAAGGCTCTGGAGCTCGATCCTGCCTTCACATTGCCCGTGGGCGGCTTGCTGGAAGCGGCGACCATGCGGCTCGAGGCGGAGATCGCCCGAAAGCACGAGGCACCCGAAGCGCTGGAGGCGCTCTCTCGGGCCGTGAACCGGCTCGAGCCGATCGGTTCCAGCCCTTGGGTCATCGCGCTCTGGAAGGCGCGCGCGTTCCGACTCCAAGCCCACCACGACTTCGTGCTCGGCCGGGATGCGCGGCTGCCGCTGGAGCGGGCCTCCTCGGTCATCCGCGACCTGGCCGGTGTGCCCCCAACGGATGCCTGGCTGATCGAGGAGTGGGTCCTGGGCCGTGCCCTCTCGGTCGAGAATGAGCGGCGCCAGGACCGCGACTCGGCACCCGCGCTCGAAGCGGCACGCGCGGGAGTGCGAACGCTGGGCAACCTGAACCGCCAGCGCGCCATGGCCGCGTGCGAGGCGGCGGTTCTGCTGAGCCCGAGCCTTGCCCGGGAGTGCCGGCGAGTCTCGATTGAAGCCCACGCACCTGTCCCCTGAATTTCCCCCTCACCCGTTCTTCCCCCCGGAGAAGCCCATGCCGCTCGCGCCCCCGCGTCTTCTGATCTTCACGGTCCTCATGACCGGCCTCGCTGGATGCGGGCCCATCGAGGAGGACCTCGAGCTGGACCCGCACCTCGACACTACGGAACAGGCCGCGAGGAACTCCCAGCGTCCTCCGCCCAATGGACTCAACGGGACGAGTCCCTCCTGCTTCTGGGCCCACGGCACCCAGAAGGCGCTCAGGTCCCTGGGCGGCGCCGCGCTCGATCAGGGCGAGGGGTGGTTGTCGAACATCCCCCTGAGCCAGGTCAACGCGTCCTGTCGGCACGTCCTCCGCTCCGCCGTCGAGTGTGCCCTCACCCAGGAGCAGTCCGTACAGGATCCGGTGACGGGAGAGGTCTACACGGGCTGGTGGGGGCTTGCTCCCTCGTGGCTGGGCGAGGTGTTGGATGTGCCGGGCCGCCGGTACGTGACGGGGTGCATGGTCCAACGGTTGAATTACTACGGAGCCCAGGTCCCCCTCCTCCTGGAGGGGCCCTCCCCCGCCATCGCGCAGAGCGAGACGTATGGCTCGCAGTACCCCATCTCGGAGTCGACCGTCTTCGGAGACCTGTTCTCGTCCACCACGCCCCTGCTGGGGCTGCTGCCCGCGTTCAACGTGTTCGTTTGCTGGGAGCCGCTCCTGCCCCAGTCCTGTGGCCTGCTGGGGTTGCCCCTCATCCTGGAGAAGCGGATCTGCGACGACCTCCCGCTGTGCGGCGCCATCCCGGTGGGGCCCTGCGCCTTGTCGTGTGTGCAGAATGGCCCGTATTGGAAATGTCGGCCGGGCCTGTTGGCTCCGCTGCAGACGGAGACGGTCCGGGCGAAGCTGGAGACGAGCAGCTGTCAGTGAGCGAGGGCGGCCAGAAAATCGGAGTAGGCCCAGCGGTCGAATAGGCTGGGCCTGTCATCCGGGAAGAGGCAATGGCCCAATGTAACGCCACAGGCTGTACGCAAGAGGCTCTGCCTACCAAGGCCAAGTGCTTTGCGCACAACTACGTCGCGCTGCGGGCGCAGGGAGCCAAGCCGACGTCCTTCTCCCAGCTCTCTTCCGCCGAGCAGACCGCTGTCGGCAAGGTGTTGTTCACCCAGCTCCAGGGCACCGCGGCTCCCCTCACCGAGAAGTTCCACACGGACAACGAGTCGGCCTGGGGCTACGCGCTGGACTCCGTGGCCAAGTCCAACGTGTTCGGTACCTGCCTGGCGTTGTGCGTCTGGCAGAAGCAGGCCGTCGGCACCACGGACAAGTCCACGGTGGAGCTGGTGATGGGCGTCAACGACAGCAGCACGGAGTCGAACGTCACCGACAAGGTCAAAGCCGCGACGGTGGCTGTCAGCAAGGAGCTGGCGGCGTACAAGACAAGCGTCCGTCGGGTGATCTTCCTCAACGGCACGAGCGGCCAGATCTACGCAGGCGGCGCGCCCACCGCGGTGACCCTCGCCTACGACAACCGGCTGACGATTCATGCCGAAATGCGCGTGCTCGAGTACATGCATCTGCACCTCGGAGGAGACCGAGGCGCGGGGGTGGCCAGGCTCGCGGATCGCCACTACATCGGCATCTCCAAGCTGTGCTGCGCCAAGTGCGAGGCCATTCTCGCAGCCTATAACGGATGGGCTGGCGGGTGGTTCACCGTCGAGCGGCAGGGAGTCCATGGGCGGGTGGACCACCAGTGGCACGTCCCCCGGGCACTCAAGCGACTCACCGACGGCATCGCGTATTGGAAGACGCTGAAGCACGCCCTGCAGACGTGAGGGCACGCCGCGGCACCTGCTATTCTGCGAGGAGTCCTGAGCCCTCCGAAGCTCCTCGTGTCCATGCGCTCCCTTCCCCTCGCCTACCTGGCCGGCACCGCGATCCTGCTGGCAACGGCCGCCGGCGGCTTCGTGCTGGTCCGCGATGCCGACGTGCTGGCGCTGCGCCTGCCGACGCGGATCCTGGCTCCCACACAGCACGCAATCGAGGGCCCCCGAGAAGCCGTGGAACACTTCCAGTGCAATCGGTGCCACGTGGTGGCCGGCGTCGAGCCGGAGTCGGCGTCCCTGGGCGAGAACTGCGTGACCTGCCATCAGGCCATCAACGCAGGGCGGCTCGACCTCTGGTACCAGGAGGAGGAGATCGCGCGCTGGAACCAGAACCTCACGCACCTGGTTCGGACCCCGGACCTTGGCTCGCTGGGCCAGCGCGTGAAGCGGAGCTGGCTCACCGGCTGGCTCCAGGCGCCGCACGCGGTGCGGCCGCTCTACGGGGCCACCATGCCCAAGCTGAAGATCGGCCCACGGGAAGCCGAGCTCATCGCCGACTTCTTCGCGGTGACCGAGGAGGAGTCCGGTGAGCCCGCGAGAGGAGACGCGGCGGCGGGCCGCGCGCTCTACGCGAAGAGCCAGTGCGCGAGCTGTCACTACCGTGGAGACGCTCCGGTCGCGTCCCTGCGCTACGGCGCGCCGGAGTTCCGTAGCCCCTCGGCCCGGCGGCGAGCCCCCGACCTCCGGTATGTGCGCAGCCGCATGTCGCTCCCGCAGCTTCGGAGCTGGCTGGTGGATCCGCACCGCCTCCTCCCCGACACCGAGATGCCCACCTTCCAGTTCACCCCGAAGGAGGTCGAGGATCTGGTGACCTTCCTGAGCGAAGCGCTGCCAGAGGTGACGGCCGAGCCACGACCCGCTCCTCCGCCCCGGCTGCTCGATCGCGAGGTGCATTACCCGGAGGTCGCGCAGAAGCTCTCACGCCATCTCTGCTTCCACTGCCACTCCGACATGAGCCGGCCGGGTGATCAGGGGCCGGGAAACACCGGCGGATTCGGCTACGACGGCGTCTTGCTCGATCTGGCCACCCGGGAGGGCATCCTCCGTGGCATCAACCGGGACGGTCGGTTCCAGGGGCTTCCGGATCGACTGGAGGATGGAACGCCCCGACTGGTCGCCAGCCTGCGCGCCCGCCACGCCGAGCTGAACGGGCGATACGACCCGACAGTCCTGGGCATGCCGCTGGGGCTCCCGCCCCTTCCTGACGAGGACATCGATCTGATCTACACGTGGATCGAGCAGGGCGCGCCCGAGTAGGCGGCGATCTCGCTCACGGGACGAGGTTCGGGCAAGCCTCGGAGAGCCGCTGGAACCTCGAGCAGTAGCAGCCGCACGAGTCTGGCGATCTGCATGCGTCGATGCCCACGGGCTTGGAGCAGTCACAGTCGGGGCGCTTGCCGAGCTGTTGGAGATCCGAGGCCGCGCGCTGCGTACACCGCGCGCAGATCCGGCACTCGCTGGGGCAGGCCCCTTCTTCGAAGCTGCTGGCGTTGTACCAGGGCGTTATCCCCGCCAGTTCCTGCTCCGTCATGCCCGAGGGTTCCCACCTGTTGACGGCGCAGGAACCATCCGCTTGCGGCGCACAGCATGGATTGCAGCCAGGTTCCGTGGGCGCCCGGCACGCGTTCGGAGGCTCGGGAGTGGCAGCGCTCGCCGTGGAGACACCCGAGTCACGGGGGGCGCTGTCCGCGCTGGGGGGCTGCTTGATCTCGGATGTGCAGGGTTTGCACCCCACGACGATCATGGCGAGCACGGCCCATCGGAAAAGAGAGCGCATCTTCGGCACGGACGACCTCCAGGGCGCGCACTCTATCTCTCCGGTGTCTCGAGGCGAGGGCTAAACTCGGTCGCCATGAGCCAGGATCTCCAGGCACTCCTCGTGTCCTATGCCTACGTGGGCGCGTGCGTTTTGGTGGGCGAGGTGGCGGCTCGACGCGGGGTGTCCCGGGAGTTCTCGCGCAAGCTCATCCATGTGAGCGTGGGCCTGTGGGTCTTCGGCGCGCTGGCGCTGTTCGAGCACCGGGAGCTGGCGGTGGTGCCCTCGCTGACGGCGGCGGTGGCCAACTGGGTCATCCACCGCAAGCGCCTGCTGAAGGCGGTGGAGACCGAGCCCGACAACCTGGGAACGGTCTGGTTCGCGCTCTCCTTCTCGGTGTGCCTCTGGGTGGCGTGGGACCAGCCCTCGGTAGCGGCGGGAAGCCTGCTGGCCATGGTCGTGGGGGATGCGCTGGCATCGCTGGTGGGCCGGCGCTTCGGCCGCCACCGCTATGAGACGCTCAGCGGGGAGCGGAAGAGTCTGGAGGGCTCGCTGGCCATGCTCGCGGGCACCTTCCTGGCCGTGCTGGCCGTGCTCACGTGGATGCCGGGCCTCTCGCCGGACATGCCCCGGGTGTCACTGGCCGTGCTGTGCGCCGTGGTGGCCACCTGCGCCGAAGCTCTCGGCATCCGGGGCCGGGACAACCTGTGGGTGCCGCTGAGCGCCCTGGCCGTGCTCGCCTGGACTCCGACTGCCTATGCCACGGGCCTGGGCATGGGCGCGGGGGTGGCCCTGCTCATTGGCGTGGCCGCCTGGCTTCGGGGCTCACTGAGTCCCAGCGGCGTACTGGGAGCGATCGTCGTCGGGGCACCGGTCTTCGGGCTGGCGGGCACGGTGGGGGTGGCGGCGCTGCTCGGCTTCTTCTTTTCTTCGAGCGCGCTGTCCAAGGCCTTCCGGGAGCGGAAGGCCGGCGTGGAGGCGGAGTACGCCAAGACAGGGACACGCGATCTGGGGCAGGCCTTGGCCAACGGTGGCGTGGCGGCGCTGGCGGCCGTGCTCCTGGCCCTCACGGGGGACTCGCGCTATCTGCTGGCGATGCTCGGCGCCCTGGTCGCAGCCAACGCGGACACGTGGGCCACGGAGCTGGGGGTTCTCTCTCGCTCCCCTCCCCGGCTGATCACCACCCTGCGGCCAGTGGCTCCCGGCACGTCCGGCGCGGTATCGGGAGTGGGACTGCTGGCCTCCACCGCGGGCGCCGCCTTCGTGGGAATCCTCGCCCTGCTGGCGGGCCTCTCGTGGAAGCTCCTGCCCTGGCTCGTGTTGGCGGGAGTCGTGGGCTCGTTGGTGGACAGCTTCCTCGGAGCCACGGTGCAGGACGTGCGCTGGTGCGAGCCCTGTGCCCGGGAGACCGAGCGCCGCATCCACCGCTGCGGCCAGCCCACCCGTGCCCTTCGGGGCTTGTCCTGGCTGGGCAACGACACCGTCAACGGGGTGGCCACCGCCGCAGGAGCCTTGCTGGCCTTCTGGGCATGACTTCTTCCCTTCAAGTGGAGCTACTCCGGGACGGCCTTCCCGCTCGATTCATGGCTCAGGGGAACCCGGAACAGGTGCCCCGTGCCGGTGCCAACGAACAGGGCGGGAGGTTGGGTCGAGGCCGCCAGTGAGACAGCCTTGGCTCCACCGGGCAGTTGGATGCGCGGCAGGCTTTCGCGCGTGAGGACATCCATGCCGGCGAGGTCTCCCGCGTCGAGCCACCACAGGTGCCTGCTGTCCGTCCAGGCCGCGGGAGCCAGGCTGGAAGCAATCTGGAACTCGAGGCCGCTCTCCCCATCGCAGACGGTGAGTGCGCTCGAAGCTTGGAGTATCCAGGCGATGTAACGACCGTCAGGCGAGAATCGCCCGGGTGCCTTGGGCGAGAGCCGGTGCTGCTCCACCCGGGAGGCACACTGCCAGGCTCCGACCACGGTAGGCGGGGAGCGGCCATCCCACTCCATCACGCTCCCGCCATGCATGTACCGCAAGGTGTTGGGCCGGGTGCCCGTCATGAACAGCTCGTCCTTCACCTTCACCCAGTCCGGAACCGGACTGCCGAGGAGCGTGCCGTCGGCGTTGTACGCTCCAGCGGAGCCTCCGAACCAGCCACTGCCGCTGGCCCAGGCTCCTCCCGTGAACTCCACATCCGTCATGGGGATGGGAGCGCCGGAGTCCCGGAAGATGATGAAGGGGGCCTCCGGGCCCAGCGGCAGAAAGACGAAGCCCGCCGTCCCGTCCGGGCTCAGCGCGAGATGCCAGAGATCGTTCCGCAAGCGGCCCCGCCAGCTCCACACCGGTGCTCCATCTGGCAGGCGCACCACGCGGTAGTCGAAAGCTCCCTCGGGGAGCGCCCACCGGGTGAAGAGCAAGGTGCCGTTGGCCGAGACCCGGAGCTCCTCCAGGCGGCTGTCTCGGAGATCGAGCAGCGTGGAGACCTCGAGCGCTTCAACCGGCATGGAGGCCGCTGGGGCCCCGCCCGCCACGGTGCCATGCCGGCACTGCGTGAGCAGAGCCCCGGCGAACACCAGGGCAGCCAGGGGCAGCAATC contains:
- a CDS encoding nucleic acid/nucleotide deaminase domain-containing protein gives rise to the protein MAQCNATGCTQEALPTKAKCFAHNYVALRAQGAKPTSFSQLSSAEQTAVGKVLFTQLQGTAAPLTEKFHTDNESAWGYALDSVAKSNVFGTCLALCVWQKQAVGTTDKSTVELVMGVNDSSTESNVTDKVKAATVAVSKELAAYKTSVRRVIFLNGTSGQIYAGGAPTAVTLAYDNRLTIHAEMRVLEYMHLHLGGDRGAGVARLADRHYIGISKLCCAKCEAILAAYNGWAGGWFTVERQGVHGRVDHQWHVPRALKRLTDGIAYWKTLKHALQT
- a CDS encoding DUF92 domain-containing protein — its product is MSQDLQALLVSYAYVGACVLVGEVAARRGVSREFSRKLIHVSVGLWVFGALALFEHRELAVVPSLTAAVANWVIHRKRLLKAVETEPDNLGTVWFALSFSVCLWVAWDQPSVAAGSLLAMVVGDALASLVGRRFGRHRYETLSGERKSLEGSLAMLAGTFLAVLAVLTWMPGLSPDMPRVSLAVLCAVVATCAEALGIRGRDNLWVPLSALAVLAWTPTAYATGLGMGAGVALLIGVAAWLRGSLSPSGVLGAIVVGAPVFGLAGTVGVAALLGFFFSSSALSKAFRERKAGVEAEYAKTGTRDLGQALANGGVAALAAVLLALTGDSRYLLAMLGALVAANADTWATELGVLSRSPPRLITTLRPVAPGTSGAVSGVGLLASTAGAAFVGILALLAGLSWKLLPWLVLAGVVGSLVDSFLGATVQDVRWCEPCARETERRIHRCGQPTRALRGLSWLGNDTVNGVATAAGALLAFWA
- a CDS encoding c-type cytochrome, whose protein sequence is MRSLPLAYLAGTAILLATAAGGFVLVRDADVLALRLPTRILAPTQHAIEGPREAVEHFQCNRCHVVAGVEPESASLGENCVTCHQAINAGRLDLWYQEEEIARWNQNLTHLVRTPDLGSLGQRVKRSWLTGWLQAPHAVRPLYGATMPKLKIGPREAELIADFFAVTEEESGEPARGDAAAGRALYAKSQCASCHYRGDAPVASLRYGAPEFRSPSARRRAPDLRYVRSRMSLPQLRSWLVDPHRLLPDTEMPTFQFTPKEVEDLVTFLSEALPEVTAEPRPAPPPRLLDREVHYPEVAQKLSRHLCFHCHSDMSRPGDQGPGNTGGFGYDGVLLDLATREGILRGINRDGRFQGLPDRLEDGTPRLVASLRARHAELNGRYDPTVLGMPLGLPPLPDEDIDLIYTWIEQGAPE